The Desulfobacterales bacterium sequence AGCCATGTGCCCTTGGCCTGTCGTCATCGCCACTGCGCCTAGGCAGAATAGCCCCGTCTGCAATGAAAGCGACAAGCCCCTGGGCTTTCAATTCCTGCTGAATGACAGCCCAAATCTCAACACACTCAATATGTTTTTCCAGAGCCTTTTGGGTGGAGTCATCATAATTGTTGAGCAAGAGAGCATTCCTGGCGATCCTCGGCAATTCCTCCTCCAACATGATCCTGGCCTGCGGAAAACTCAATTGTCCCCCACCCCTGCCCTGCATAGAAGGAAAACTAAAAACAAACCGCAAAGCGACTTCATTGCCGGAAATCTCAACCGCCCCCCTCTGCAAAACAGATTGACTAAGTTCTATAGTACGGAAAGAACCACTGCCGTCTTTACCTCTGTTCTGCTGAGCAAAAAGAATTATGCCTTCCCTGAATCTGCGAATTAGGAAATCTGAAAGGGCAAGTCGGCGGGCCGGTGACGATATCAAAGCATCATGGAAACCGGCCACACTTTTTCCAACAGCAATGCGAATGATAGAAGCGGGATCTGCACCAGGACTCCCCTGAATACGTTCAAATCGAAGCGTAAAATCATCAAAGCTGAAATCTATGCCTAGCCGCAGTTTTCCTTTTATTTTACCGAATGGTGCTCTATGCAGGTCTTCTAGGATTTTAAGTAGTGCTTTCAAGATGTTCTCTCCTTGGTTGCTGAACACACCAGAATTGTAATGTATGCAGGTGTTATGTGTAAACACCGGCAAATTTATTTTATCTAAATCGAAATGACTCAGAAGAAGTTGACAGGACTCGTCGAGATGATCTTGTTTGTCAGGTACATCTCCTGTCTTGCTCTGCTGCCTCAGATCGAAAGACTTTTCGAGTCCATCCGCAAAAACAATGGCGAACAAGAATTGATCGTTGATTTTCTGGACAAGCTGTATGATCTTCGATTTTCATACCTTGTTCCACCTAGTGAAGCTATTATGAGGGTTGGGTGGCAAAACGTCCCACCGCT is a genomic window containing:
- a CDS encoding ABC-ATPase domain-containing protein, encoding MFAIVFADGLEKSFDLRQQSKTGDVPDKQDHLDESCQLLLSHFDLDKINLPVFTHNTCIHYNSGVFSNQGENILKALLKILEDLHRAPFGKIKGKLRLGIDFSFDDFTLRFERIQGSPGADPASIIRIAVGKSVAGFHDALISSPARRLALSDFLIRRFREGIILFAQQNRGKDGSGSFRTIELSQSVLQRGAVEISGNEVALRFVFSFPSMQGRGGGQLSFPQARIMLEEELPRIARNALLLNNYDDSTQKALEKHIECVEIWAVIQQELKAQGLVAFIADGAILPRRSGDDDRPRAHG